Within Bactrocera oleae isolate idBacOlea1 chromosome 6, idBacOlea1, whole genome shotgun sequence, the genomic segment TGGGTCCAGCACATGCGCCACAAATTAATCAGAAACCACGCAACTCGAAACTTATTGAAGGTTCTGATGCTGTTTTCAGCGCTAAGGTTGGCTCTAATCCCAAGCCACGCCTAACTTGGTTCCATAATGGACAACGTCTGGTAGCATCGCAAAAATATGAGACCACTTATTCCAGTGGTATAGCAACGTTGCGTGTTAAGAATGCCACCTACCAGGATGCTGGTCATTATACACTGCTCGCCGAGAATACACAGGGTTGTGTAGTCTCCTCGGCCGTTTTGGCTGTCGAACCAGCTACCGAAACCGCACACGAACCGAAGCCAGTCGATGTGACGGCTGAGCAATTGGAAGCTGGTAAAGCCTTACCACCCGCTTTTGTCAAGGGATATACTGATCGCGAGGTCACCGAGGGACGCATGACACGTTTCGATTGTCGTGTAACTGGTAATCCCTATCCTGAGGTTATTTGGCTTATCAACGGTCGTCCAGTCAAAGACGATGTGTCACATAAAATACTTGTCAACGAATCTGGTAGCCACTCGCTGATGATTACCAGTGTTAGCCGTTTGGATACTGGCGCAGTACAGTGTTTGGCCCGCAATAAGGCTGGTGAAGTTGCCATCGAAGCGCAATTGAATGTGTTGGAAAAGGAGCAAGTTGTCGCACCACAGTTTGTTCAACGCTTCAGCACAATGACCGTACGTGAAGGTGAACCCATTACCATGAGCGCCAATGCCATTGGCACACCCGTTCCACGTATTACATGGCAAAAGGACGGTGTGCAGATTACATCGACTGCTGAACGTTATATCGGTATTGATGGTGGCGCTACATGCTTGGAAATTCCACGCGTTAAAGCCACCGATGCCGGCTGGTATCAGTGCACAGCACAAAATATTGCCGGTTCGTCTGCGAATCGTGCTAGACTCTATGTAGAAGTACCTAGAGAACAACCAACTCCTGAGCAAAGACGTCTCAATTTGCCGCGACCAACGAAAGTCATCGAACCAGAGTGAGTATTAAAATTCCAACACATACCAATACATATATCTCGCAATATCTTAATTTTGTCACTTTCTTCTCACAACACTAAAGGCACGTGCCTGGTCCAGAGATAATTTACTTACGTCATGTAGAACGCGCAAAGCCACACTTGCGCCCTGGTGAGGAAGATCGTGTCTACCCACCACCACAATTTATTATACCATTGCAAAATGTGCAACAAGTCGAGGGTAATAGAGTGCATATGGAGGCACGCATCGAACCAGTTGGTGATCCAACTATGGTCGTAGAATGGTACCTAAACGGGCAACCATTGGCAGCAAGTAAGTTAACAGCATACAACCGAAATTCATTGTTTCTGATACTAATCTAACTTTCCATGTCTCATGTAGGCTCACGCGCTACCTCTGTATTTAAGTTTGGTTTCATAGCGCTCGATCTTTTGAGCATTATGACACACGACTCCGGTGAGTACATGTGTCGCGTCACCAATGCGGCCGGTGTTGCCGAATCCCGTGCAATTCTCTCTGTCATCCAACGTCCCTCTATCGAGCAAAGCTCTCAGAATCCAAATAGTTTACAATATATCAATCAATTGGAGGATTACTCGCGCTATCAGCGCCAGGAGAGCTCTGAGGAACTCATGAAGCAAGCTCCCGTATTTATTCGTCCATTAAGAGATTTGGGCGAATTTGAGGAGGGTAAAAATGTGCACTTTGAAGCTCAAATTACGCCGGTTAATGATCCCACCATGCGTGTCGAATGGTACAAAGATGGCCGTCCAATAACTGCTAGCTCGCGAATCACTGCAATCTTCAACTTCGGCTACGTCTCCCTAAACATCTTGCACCTACGGGCTGAAGATGCTGGTTCGTATACAGTGCGTGCAGTTAATCGCGTGGGCGAAGCCACAAGTACTTCGAACATTCGTGTGATTATACGTTCCGAAGTAACCGCCGACTTGGGCATACCCGAACAACAACGTTATATTGAGAAGGTTGAAGAGCTGGAAGACTATAGGAAATCTCAGCAACGTCGTCATGTACAGGAGGTGCCTGAACCAATTGCACCACCACAATTCAAAAGTCCAATCCAAAATCAATTGGACATACGTGAGGGCGCACACGCTCACTTTGAGGCACGTCTTGAGCCCATCGGTGATGCTACTATGCGTGTGGAATGGCTGAAGGATGGCCAGCCACTAGAAGCTAGCTCACGTAGCACAACCTTCTTCAACTTTGGCTATGTTGCACTAACCATTAAGCAACTGACAATTTACGATGCCGGCACTTACACTTGCCACGCTTACAATGCCATCGGTCAAGATACAACCACCGCACAATTGACCGTTCTTTCAAAGAAGGACATCGTCTCCGACTCTCAACATCCCGGTGGTTTGGAAAAGCTACAGCACTTGGAGGACTCAACGCGTTACGGACGCACTGAGGAAGAAGAGACCAAGATTACACAAATTCCACGCTTCCTTGGTCCAATGAAGGGCACCAATAAAATTTTGGAGGGCCAGCGAGCTCACTTCGAGGCACGCGTTGAGCCACAAAGCGACCTTAGCTTGCAAATTGaatggtatcacaatgggcgtGCCATTAGCGCAGCCACACGTATACAAACCTACCACGACTTTGGTTATGTGGCTCTAGATATCTCACAAGTACGTGCCGAAGATGCAGGCGTGTACACTGTTGTAGCCAGAAATAAGTTAGGTGAAGCACAGTTGCAAGGAACAATGGTAGTAGAAAGTAAGTTAAAACTCCCCTCAAAAATGTCCAAAGCATTAGatctaataatatttttcgctaTTTCACAGCTCGTTCCAGCATAGACACATCTAGCATGCACCGCGGTCTTTACGAAAAGACTCAAAACTTAGAAAACAAACCATTTGTTGAACCTCACTATGACATCGAAGAGATTTCCAAGTCGAAGCCGATCTTCGTGCAACCACTCTCCGATCACAAACCGATTCATGAAggcaaaaatatacatttggaATGCCGTCTGGAGCCAATGGGTGACCCCACTATGCGTGTTGAGTGGTTCCACAATGGCCGCCCCATTACCGTAGGCTCACGCTTCCGCACCTACTACGACTTCGGTTTCGTCGCATTGGATATTGTACAGGCCATCACAGCCGACTCGGGCGAATATACCTGCCGCGCCACAAATCATTTGGGATCAGCGCACACCTCTTCCTGTGTACGTATTATTGATCGCTCGGATATTGTGACCGAAACACAAAACGAAATGTCACTGGAGCAAATACACCAACTGGAAGACTCGACACGTCGTCGTCATCATGTCGAAGAAGACATCACTGTTATGCAGGCGCCGCAATTCACACGTGCACTGCATAATATCGAAACTGTTGAGGGCACCAATGTACATTTGGAATGCCGCTTGCAGCCGGTGGGTGATCCCAGCATGCGCGTTGAGTGGTTCGTTAATGGTAAACCCATTAAAACCGGTCATCGTTTCCGTCCAGCATATGAGTTTGACTATGTTGCGCTCGATTTGCTCGGCTGCTATGCCGTTGATTCAGGTGTGTATACCTGCCAGGCACGTAATCAGCTTGGTGAAGCCGTTACCTCATGCTCAGTACGCATTATTGCTAAGAGCGATCTAATCTTGGAGACACAGAACGAATCTGGTCTACAGAAGATTGCTTATTTGGAAGATTCATCACGTTATCGCCGTAGCGAATTTGTTGATGAGATAGTTAATGTGCGTCCACGTTTCCTAACACACCCCAAGAGTCTGACCAATACACGTGAGGGTGGTCATGCTCATTTCGAATGTAAAATCGAACCTGTCACCGATCCGAACTTAAAGGTTGAGTGGTTTAAGAATGGTCGTCCCATCACAGTTGGTCATCGCTTCCGTCCCATCCATGACTTTGGTTATGTAGCTTTGGACATTGTTGATTTAATTTCTGAGGATTCTGGTATTTACACTTGCCGCGCCGTCAATTTGATTGGCTCCGATGAGACGCGTGTAGAATTACAATGTCGCAGCAGTGAACAAATTGTTACTGTTACACAAAATGAAGCCGGTCTCGAGCAGATCCATTATTTGGAGGATCGTTCGCGCTATTCACGTCGTGAAGAAGTCGATGAAACCACCAAACAAGCGCCAGTCTTTACCACTTCCCTAAAGAATGTCGAAATCAAGGAAAATCAACGCGCACATTTCGAATGTCGCTTGATTCCGGTGTCGGATCCAACAATGCGTGTCGAATGGTATCACAATAACTTGCCATTGAAATCTGGCTCGCGCTTTACTGAAACCAACAACTTCGGTTTCGTAGCTTTGGATATTATGTCCTGTTTGCCCGAGGATGCCGGCACTTACACTTGCCGTGCATTCAACGCTGTCGGTGAAGCCATAACCTCAGCTGTCGCTATTGTTCACACCAAAAAATCCATCTACTTGGAATCGCAACATGAGAGCGCTCTGCCACGTCTACAACATTTGGAAGATGGCGCTAAACGTCAACGCATCAGCGTACAAGACGAGGTTGTTAACCAGGCACCAGTTTTTACTTTGCCTGTGCGCGATGTACGCGTCGCCGAAGGTCAAGCTGTACACTTTGAAGCACGCTTGATACCTGTTGGTGATCCACATCTGAAGGTTGAATGGTTGCGAAATGGACAACCCATTGAAGCTTCAAACCGTACCACCACAATGCACGATTTTGGTTATGTTGCTTTCAATATGAAATATGTGAATCCCGAAGACTCAGGCACTTACACTTGCCGTGCTGTAAACGAACTCGGCCAGGCTGTTACATCAGCTTCGCTCATTGTACAATCGAAGACTTCGATTCAAATGGAAACTCAACATGAGGCGGCTATGCATAAGATACATCAGCTAGAAGACCACACTAGGTATCAACGCCGCGAAGAGGAAGAATATGTGGTTAGCCAACCACCACGTTTTGTTACGAAACTAATTGGTCCCACCAATTTGGTTGAAGGTCAGAGCGCGCACTACGAATGCCGTATTGAACCATATCCCGATCCCAATCTCAAAGTGGAATGGTTCCACAACGGCAAGGCGTTGAGCACAGGTCATCGCTTCCGCACCACTTACGACTTTGGTTTTGCCGCTTTGGATATCCTTACCGTTTATGCTGAAGATAGTGGCGAATATACGTGCCGTGTTACCAACAACTTGGGCGAAGCTGTCAACTCTATTAACCTCAATGTACAATCGAGGTCAGGCATCATTCGCGAAACACAACACGAGGAAGCTTTGCAAAAGATCCAGCACTTGGAAGATGAGTCGCGCTATCAACGCAAGGTCGAAGAAGATCAATTCCTGGCCGAACGTCCACAATTCGGACGTCCACTGCGCAACGCAAATGTCAATGAAGGCACACCCGTACATCTGGAAGCCACCTTAACACCAGTTAATGATCCTACCATGAAAGTGGAATGGTATTGCAATGGCACACCCATTCAAACTGGTCATCGTTTCAAGACCACATACGATTTCGGCTTCGTCGCTTTAGATATTTTATACACACATGCTGAAGATACAGGCACTTACATGTGCAAGGCTAAGAATGCCGTAGGGGAAGCTGTCACGACTTGTGCTGTAAACGTAACAGGTAAGCGTCGATCACATGCACAATAAGGTCACTTGTAAAACATCTAATTTATTTACAGCAAATAAGACATTGGACTTCGACACTATGGATGCCCAGCGTTTGGAGAAGATTCGTCAACTTGAGAATTATGCACCACCCACTAAAGCCGTTGTGGAAGAAAAGGGTCAGAAACCAATATTCTTAACTCCGCTCAGCAACTTGGAACATCTCAAGGAAGGCGAACATGGTCATCTGGAGTGTCGTGTCGAACCAATTAATGACCCTAACTTGAAGATTGAATGGTTCTGCAATGGCAAACAATTGCCAACTGGTCATCGCTTTAGAACTACACACGATTTCGGTTATGTCGCTTTGGATATATTGTATGTCTATGGGGAAGATACTGGCACCTACATGTGCAAAGCCACCAATTTGCTTGGTGAGGCTGTCAACACCTGCAATGTGCGTATATTGAACCGACGCAGCATGATTCTGGACACACAACATCCAGATGCTTTGGAGAAAATCCAAAAATTGGAGTCCAAGTCTGCACCGGCACGCACTGAACCTGGCGATTTGCCTATCGGTCCACCGCACTTCACAGTCGAACTGCGCGGCACCACCGAGATCTTTGAAGGTCAAACTGCGCACTTTGAGGCACAGGTTGCTCCCGTTCATGATCCCAATTTGCGCATTGAGTTCTATCACAATGGCAAACCACTGCCATCGGCTTCACGCTTCCACATTACTTTCGATTTCGGTTATGTTTCATTGGATGTCACACACGCTGTGCCAGAAGATGCTGGTGAATACTCTGTACGTGCTATCAACAATATGGGCCAATGCGTTTCTTCGACTAGCTTGAAAGTCAATGCACGTGGCACTATTATTTCGGAAACTCAACATCCTGAAGGTTTGGAGAAAATTCGTAAACTCGAATCGAATGCTCCATTCCAACGTCCCGAAGTAGAAACACCTGGCACCCGTCAACGCCCAGTGTTTACTCAACCACTGCAAAATATCGATCGCATTAATGAACATCAAACTGCACACTTCGAATGCCGCCTTATACCGGTTGGCGACCCAAATCTGAAAGTGGAATGGTACCGCAACGAGAAGATCATCGAGGATAGCTCGCGCATCACCAAACAACATGACTTCGGCTTTGTCTCTCTGGATATTTCCCATATTCGCAAAGAAGATGAAGGTGTCTACATGTGTCGCGCTGTTAACCCATTGGGTGAAGCAGTCACTACCGCTTCTATGCGTGTAGTTTCCGAAGCCTCCATCCAAATGGATACCCAACATCCGGATAGTATCAGCCGTATTCATCAACTTGAACGCCCATCAGTACCACGTGCTGAAGAACCAGAGCGTGCTTTCGAGAAACCAATATTCACGCAATTGCTTACTGGCCCATCTGAGTTATGGGAGGGTCAACATGCACACTTCGAGGCACGTGTTGTACCAGTTGGTGATCCATCACTGAAATTCGAATGGTATATCAACGGTGTTGAGCTGCAAATGGGCTCACGTCTGCGCACCACACACGATTTCGGTTTCGTTACACTCGACATTAACGCAGTGGTACCTGAGGACGCTGGTGTATACATGTGCCGCGCGTATAACGCTGCCGGTGAAGCCGTCTCCTCTACCGCTATGAAAGTTAAAACTAAAGCTAACATTGCCGGCGAACCTTTGATTCCCGAATCGTGGGAAGCCATTCGCCTGAAGGAGGCGTCCATGAATCGTGTGCCAGAAATGTTTGTAGACACAACACCACAACAGGCACCAGTCTTCACTACACACTTACAGAGCTACGATAAGCTCTCAGAAGGTCAACATGTACTGCTCGAAGCTCAAGTTGAGCCACGTGCCGATCCAAACTTGCGTATTGAATGGTTCAAAAATGGTATTTCACTTACCACCGGTTCCCGTATACGCAGCACTTTCGACTTTGGCTTGGTTACACTATCGGTTAATGGATTACGTGCGGATGACTCCGCCATTTACACTTGCAAGGCCACGAACCAAATCGGTGAAGCCGTATCGACATGCAGTCTTAAGATTGAAGATCGTCATTGGTTGCAAGGTGAGTCGCTACATCCAGACTCTCTGTCGCGCATTGGAGAATTGGAAGCACCCAAACCAGGACGCCCTGAGGCTCCAGAACCTGCTTATGAAGTCCCTGTGTTCACTACTCATTTGAACAATATCGAATGTAAGGAGGGTGATAATGTACGTTTCGAATCGATGGTCGAACCCTCCCGTGACCCAACGATGCAAATCGAATGGTCCTACAATGGACAACCACTACAAGCTGCCGCTAAATTTAAGTCAATTTATGACTTCGGCTACTGTGCTTTGGACTTATCGAATACCTATCCAGAGAATAGTGGTGTGTACACGCTCAAGGCAACAAATAGCAAAGGTTCAGCCACCACATCTGGCACACTCAAGTGCACAGGCGGTAAGACCTTCTTCTTGGATACCCAACATCCACAAGGTGAAGCCGGTTTGGAGGCTGTTAAGGAAACTGAAGAAGAATTGGCCAATCGTTATTCACGCCAAGTTTCGAAACCCGAAACCCAATATCCAGCGCCGATTTGGACGAAACCATTGCAAGCTGAGTTCCATCTTTCAGAGGCACAATCCTTGCATTTGGAAGGTAATGTTGAACCTAAAGAAGATCCTAACCTCTTCATTGAATGGTACTTCAACGGCAAGATTCTACAGCATGGCTCACGTTTCAAGATGACTAGTGAATTCGGTTTCGTCACTATGGACTTAACTGAAGTCTACGAACGCGATCAAGGTATTTACACTTGCAAGGCATACAATAAGGCCGGCGAAGCCTTTACCACCACCACCATTTTCTGCACCAGCAAGGAAAGCATTATCGAGAAAACACAGCATCCAAAGGGTGCCGAAGGTTTGGAACAAATTCAAGATTTGGAAGAGTCACTCCGTAAGGATGGCACAAAACCAGAGAAGCCAGAAGAAGGTATGGCTCCACGCTTCACCA encodes:
- the sls gene encoding titin, translated to MQRENSNPYQQQLQQQQQQQQQSQMQSQMQSHQETQQYSSQQQFSSVQQQQRISRTEQRTVQSQQITQQRVQQHVGADGAYTPPALTHVYGQGDISPPIFEQIFKNARFAQGGNALFEGKLRGNPKPFVSWTRKGAPLLESQKFRMSYNEATGEVSLLINQIGPGDEGEYTCTARNQYGEAICSVYIQPEGAPMPVLQPVQKFEKSLYTNGYSYTSVEEEFRVDTFEYRLLREVQYREAITRRSAYEQDQYLTQELDRTMGPAHAPQINQKPRNSKLIEGSDAVFSAKVGSNPKPRLTWFHNGQRLVASQKYETTYSSGIATLRVKNATYQDAGHYTLLAENTQGCVVSSAVLAVEPATETAHEPKPVDVTAEQLEAGKALPPAFVKGYTDREVTEGRMTRFDCRVTGNPYPEVIWLINGRPVKDDVSHKILVNESGSHSLMITSVSRLDTGAVQCLARNKAGEVAIEAQLNVLEKEQVVAPQFVQRFSTMTVREGEPITMSANAIGTPVPRITWQKDGVQITSTAERYIGIDGGATCLEIPRVKATDAGWYQCTAQNIAGSSANRARLYVEVPREQPTPEQRRLNLPRPTKVIEPEHVPGPEIIYLRHVERAKPHLRPGEEDRVYPPPQFIIPLQNVQQVEGNRVHMEARIEPVGDPTMVVEWYLNGQPLAASSRATSVFKFGFIALDLLSIMTHDSGEYMCRVTNAAGVAESRAILSVIQRPSIEQSSQNPNSLQYINQLEDYSRYQRQESSEELMKQAPVFIRPLRDLGEFEEGKNVHFEAQITPVNDPTMRVEWYKDGRPITASSRITAIFNFGYVSLNILHLRAEDAGSYTVRAVNRVGEATSTSNIRVIIRSEVTADLGIPEQQRYIEKVEELEDYRKSQQRRHVQEVPEPIAPPQFKSPIQNQLDIREGAHAHFEARLEPIGDATMRVEWLKDGQPLEASSRSTTFFNFGYVALTIKQLTIYDAGTYTCHAYNAIGQDTTTAQLTVLSKKDIVSDSQHPGGLEKLQHLEDSTRYGRTEEEETKITQIPRFLGPMKGTNKILEGQRAHFEARVEPQSDLSLQIEWYHNGRAISAATRIQTYHDFGYVALDISQVRAEDAGVYTVVARNKLGEAQLQGTMVVETRSSIDTSSMHRGLYEKTQNLENKPFVEPHYDIEEISKSKPIFVQPLSDHKPIHEGKNIHLECRLEPMGDPTMRVEWFHNGRPITVGSRFRTYYDFGFVALDIVQAITADSGEYTCRATNHLGSAHTSSCVRIIDRSDIVTETQNEMSLEQIHQLEDSTRRRHHVEEDITVMQAPQFTRALHNIETVEGTNVHLECRLQPVGDPSMRVEWFVNGKPIKTGHRFRPAYEFDYVALDLLGCYAVDSGVYTCQARNQLGEAVTSCSVRIIAKSDLILETQNESGLQKIAYLEDSSRYRRSEFVDEIVNVRPRFLTHPKSLTNTREGGHAHFECKIEPVTDPNLKVEWFKNGRPITVGHRFRPIHDFGYVALDIVDLISEDSGIYTCRAVNLIGSDETRVELQCRSSEQIVTVTQNEAGLEQIHYLEDRSRYSRREEVDETTKQAPVFTTSLKNVEIKENQRAHFECRLIPVSDPTMRVEWYHNNLPLKSGSRFTETNNFGFVALDIMSCLPEDAGTYTCRAFNAVGEAITSAVAIVHTKKSIYLESQHESALPRLQHLEDGAKRQRISVQDEVVNQAPVFTLPVRDVRVAEGQAVHFEARLIPVGDPHLKVEWLRNGQPIEASNRTTTMHDFGYVAFNMKYVNPEDSGTYTCRAVNELGQAVTSASLIVQSKTSIQMETQHEAAMHKIHQLEDHTRYQRREEEEYVVSQPPRFVTKLIGPTNLVEGQSAHYECRIEPYPDPNLKVEWFHNGKALSTGHRFRTTYDFGFAALDILTVYAEDSGEYTCRVTNNLGEAVNSINLNVQSRSGIIRETQHEEALQKIQHLEDESRYQRKVEEDQFLAERPQFGRPLRNANVNEGTPVHLEATLTPVNDPTMKVEWYCNGTPIQTGHRFKTTYDFGFVALDILYTHAEDTGTYMCKAKNAVGEAVTTCAVNVTANKTLDFDTMDAQRLEKIRQLENYAPPTKAVVEEKGQKPIFLTPLSNLEHLKEGEHGHLECRVEPINDPNLKIEWFCNGKQLPTGHRFRTTHDFGYVALDILYVYGEDTGTYMCKATNLLGEAVNTCNVRILNRRSMILDTQHPDALEKIQKLESKSAPARTEPGDLPIGPPHFTVELRGTTEIFEGQTAHFEAQVAPVHDPNLRIEFYHNGKPLPSASRFHITFDFGYVSLDVTHAVPEDAGEYSVRAINNMGQCVSSTSLKVNARGTIISETQHPEGLEKIRKLESNAPFQRPEVETPGTRQRPVFTQPLQNIDRINEHQTAHFECRLIPVGDPNLKVEWYRNEKIIEDSSRITKQHDFGFVSLDISHIRKEDEGVYMCRAVNPLGEAVTTASMRVVSEASIQMDTQHPDSISRIHQLERPSVPRAEEPERAFEKPIFTQLLTGPSELWEGQHAHFEARVVPVGDPSLKFEWYINGVELQMGSRLRTTHDFGFVTLDINAVVPEDAGVYMCRAYNAAGEAVSSTAMKVKTKANIAGEPLIPESWEAIRLKEASMNRVPEMFVDTTPQQAPVFTTHLQSYDKLSEGQHVLLEAQVEPRADPNLRIEWFKNGISLTTGSRIRSTFDFGLVTLSVNGLRADDSAIYTCKATNQIGEAVSTCSLKIEDRHWLQGESLHPDSLSRIGELEAPKPGRPEAPEPAYEVPVFTTHLNNIECKEGDNVRFESMVEPSRDPTMQIEWSYNGQPLQAAAKFKSIYDFGYCALDLSNTYPENSGVYTLKATNSKGSATTSGTLKCTGGKTFFLDTQHPQGEAGLEAVKETEEELANRYSRQVSKPETQYPAPIWTKPLQAEFHLSEAQSLHLEGNVEPKEDPNLFIEWYFNGKILQHGSRFKMTSEFGFVTMDLTEVYERDQGIYTCKAYNKAGEAFTTTTIFCTSKESIIEKTQHPKGAEGLEQIQDLEESLRKDGTKPEKPEEGMAPRFTTEFIDIKDVGEGEIAHYEANLIPTGDQSMVIEWFYNSKVLEASHRVRTIYAFGMVALEILGTKIEDSGTYTCRATNKYGSAEISCVLECVEKPRGQKPRFTSHIQSLEGLKDGQSAHFECTLIPVNDPELKVEWYHNGKLLRHSNRIKTVSDFGYVVLDIAYLQDHDSGEYMCRAYNKYGEDFTRATLNCGGRGGVFYDSLQPDSLPRIRELECPQGQQGDTSAPVVAEPPKFITQIADITKLVEGQSAHFEARLTPVTDPDLKVEWYFNGKKLPHGHRFRTFHDFGIVILDILYCYEENSGVYECRAVNKYGEDVTRATLKCTSKANLILDSQLPRGMEGGLEKIANLEYSMVRTRDETVEESKGKAPVFTVPLENIDNLREGENAHFEARVTPTDDPRLRVEWFWNGRPLKAGSRFRTFCDFGFAILEISPVYPEDSGEYSCRAINEYGEAVTTATMKIQGKRSIIMESQLPKGMEGTIDRIAELEGLGGRSTEFVPEDDSGKPPEFITTPFDMVITENSLAHFECRLQPVNDPSMRVDWFHNGKALWAGSRIKTINDFGFVILEIAGCYQRDSGLYTCKATNKHGEATVSCKLQVKGRQGIIVEPQLPSNFRTGTESLQKLEESMHKREEIIIDEEQPNPPKFTEDIKDNLDVPEGGPIHFDCRVEPVGDPTMRIDWFYNGRPMPTGSRVHQLNDFGFIALDIDYIYVRDAGEYTCRATNKWGTATTTAKVTCKSKHSIVYDTQLPDSMTAEKLKELERGRIPDVPRIEEPDFGPPEFITEIQNVTAEESEAMRFECQVEPKTDPNLRVEWYRNGKLLPSGHRYRTIFDMGYVSLDILYVYSEDSGEYVCRAVNKHGEARTKATVSCKKLPTIMLQNQVPRGMKRNETLTQMEATIKKYTSEVHLTEDDLFDPDRKQPPRFVTQIKDQTSLTEMATTKFECQLAPVGDPNMKVEWFFNGKPLLYKNRFQPIYDFGYVAMNFGWVYPEDSGEYVCRATNLYGKDETRAFIKVSGKPGIVYDSQLPAHMQETSIQRIREMEASWQVVPEEVDPDAKPRAKPTFVSKLEPQTVEEGEPARFCVRVTGHPRPRVMWLINGHTVVHGSRYKLTNDGMFHLDIPKTRQYDTGKVEVIARNSVGESIATTELNVVERSDDYRGVLKNSPRPWYDYELTAYQKERQETELEKIFDERKQYLADQGKPLKGVEHLKPKQIKTETPDWQQTVNAKRSEDYYSKLQELETEQLLKETNLRKETHQYAIPGEKVVQSSAAKGMAKSYEDNLEEQSTTTTTAAKKVVKKPPVEPAESSVHGREVIMNKQQQTQKEVVGDLEITRKITATETTEMEHKGTVQERVVKGPVQPSKPPVFTKKIQPCRVFENEQAKFEVEFDGEPMPTVKWYRENFPIKNSPDLQIHTFSGKSILIIRQVFVEDSAVFSCIAENRGGTAKCSANLVVEERRRAGKGGLTPPSFVNVIQSTTVSTGQLARFDAKVTGTRPMDVYWLKNGQKVQPSIKFKMLEEDNVYTLLIIEPFAEDSGRYECVAVNVAGEARCDADCIVQSPTKPDKPTTPGSEKPPHIVEKLKSQSVEEGSKVIFRCRIEGKPTPTARWLRGENIVKPSRYFQMTRQSEYYQLVISEAFPEDEGTYKCVAENKLGSIQTSAQLKVRPIENLDAPPTITALKDVSVSEGMPAQFKTTVTGKVKATSVQWFREGSLIPETPDFQMIFDGNSAVLLIGTTYEEDSGIFTVRVTSSTGQVESSAKLTVKSKD